In Fructilactobacillus cliffordii, a single genomic region encodes these proteins:
- a CDS encoding DEAD/DEAH box helicase — MDEQNFWGRLVPLPTAEACALPTEHFQQQAAIEVGSSFLHCNRCQTDCEKSRNELPSGDYYCRACLNLGRLDSSMQLVSQAEPNAFPPALNPLVWTGELTAQQRDCADQLQRGFQTHQDQLLWAVTGAGKTEISFPGIAWALQQGLRVAVAAPRVDVCGELYPRYQAVFPTIPIALLHGHTETGYVYRQLTICTTHQLLRFQSAFDVLILDEVDAFPYANNPMLEQAARRALKSMGSCLLMTATPSLRLQRKYQGRTAYLPRRFHGHPLPQIHWRVAVRWRRQLQQGKLPRILRSLIRTKVRAQQPFLLFVPRIRDIDPLDRYLHCHVAGPPCWETVYAGDPERISKVERMRNRKVLFLVTTTILERGVTFPGIDVIILGGDDRVFSVASLVQMAGRVGRKDSRTTGQVDCIVSGYTKNVRRARRQIAQMNRKGARANV, encoded by the coding sequence ATGGACGAACAAAATTTCTGGGGTCGCTTGGTGCCATTGCCAACTGCAGAGGCATGTGCTTTACCCACTGAGCATTTTCAGCAACAAGCAGCCATTGAAGTGGGATCCAGCTTCCTTCATTGTAACCGATGCCAAACTGATTGTGAAAAAAGCAGGAATGAGCTACCGAGCGGAGATTATTACTGTCGAGCTTGTCTGAACTTAGGCCGCTTAGACAGCTCCATGCAGTTGGTGAGTCAGGCAGAACCAAATGCATTTCCACCAGCTTTAAATCCTTTAGTATGGACCGGGGAGTTGACTGCACAACAACGAGATTGTGCTGATCAGTTGCAGCGGGGGTTTCAAACTCACCAAGATCAATTGTTGTGGGCGGTGACCGGCGCTGGCAAGACCGAAATTTCATTTCCAGGAATTGCCTGGGCATTACAACAAGGCCTTCGGGTGGCGGTGGCCGCCCCTCGTGTTGATGTGTGTGGTGAACTTTATCCGCGCTACCAAGCCGTTTTCCCCACGATTCCGATTGCGTTACTGCATGGTCACACCGAAACGGGGTACGTCTATCGGCAATTAACCATCTGTACCACTCACCAACTCCTTCGGTTTCAATCAGCCTTTGACGTTTTGATTTTAGACGAAGTGGATGCCTTTCCGTATGCCAATAATCCTATGCTTGAACAGGCGGCTCGACGTGCGCTCAAATCGATGGGGAGCTGTCTGTTAATGACCGCAACCCCCAGTCTTCGACTTCAGCGAAAGTACCAGGGGCGGACGGCTTATTTACCACGGAGATTTCACGGGCATCCGTTACCTCAAATTCACTGGCGGGTGGCCGTGCGCTGGCGGAGGCAACTGCAACAGGGGAAATTACCACGGATTTTACGGAGCTTAATCCGCACCAAGGTTCGCGCGCAACAACCATTTTTATTATTTGTGCCTCGCATTCGTGATATAGATCCGCTTGATCGGTATTTACATTGCCATGTGGCCGGACCCCCGTGTTGGGAAACCGTGTATGCGGGTGATCCAGAGCGGATTAGCAAGGTAGAACGGATGCGGAACCGGAAAGTTTTATTTTTAGTGACGACCACGATTTTAGAACGAGGGGTTACCTTTCCGGGGATTGATGTGATTATCCTGGGTGGAGATGACCGGGTCTTTTCAGTGGCTTCGCTCGTGCAGATGGCGGGTCGGGTTGGTCGTAAAGACAGCCGGACCACCGGGCAAGTTGACTGCATCGTAAGTGGTTACACCAAAAACGTGCGACGTGCGCGGCGCCAAATTGCCCAGATGAATCGAAAGGGGGCTCGTGCGAATGTTTGA
- a CDS encoding YigZ family protein encodes MDQPFLTIAHAGNHEIVIKKSKFIANIARISTEAEAINFIQKVKTDHKKATHNCFAYVLGETDQVQRESDNGEPSGTAGVPILEVIKKNQLHNVAIVVTRYFGGIKLGAGGLIRAYSGSAAQVIETVGIVQRVTHEVFKITVDYKNYDQLNYFLTTHDFQIMDMDYQAMVTVTTSVAASALDQFQTDLQNLLAGNVQFKSEGTQFVERLVPNSQE; translated from the coding sequence ATGGATCAACCATTTTTAACGATTGCCCACGCTGGCAATCACGAAATTGTCATCAAAAAATCCAAGTTCATCGCTAACATCGCTCGAATTAGCACCGAAGCTGAGGCTATAAACTTCATTCAAAAAGTTAAAACCGATCACAAAAAGGCCACCCATAACTGTTTTGCCTACGTACTGGGCGAAACCGATCAGGTGCAACGAGAAAGTGACAATGGAGAACCCAGTGGTACAGCCGGGGTTCCCATCTTAGAAGTCATCAAAAAGAACCAGCTTCACAACGTCGCGATTGTGGTCACCCGGTACTTTGGCGGTATTAAACTGGGAGCGGGTGGTCTTATCCGAGCTTATAGTGGTTCAGCAGCCCAAGTGATTGAGACCGTGGGTATTGTGCAACGAGTAACCCACGAGGTCTTCAAAATTACCGTAGACTACAAAAATTACGATCAATTGAACTACTTTTTAACCACCCACGACTTCCAAATTATGGACATGGATTATCAAGCCATGGTCACCGTGACCACGTCCGTGGCAGCCAGTGCTTTAGATCAATTCCAAACTGATTTACAAAATCTATTGGCAGGCAACGTGCAATTTAAGTCCGAGGGGACCCAATTTGTTGAACGGCTCGTGCCTAATTCCCAGGAATGA
- a CDS encoding CidA/LrgA family protein: MSTKDVKNTQDTTKAAPILVQMGIYAVILFVSYIISSLFPKNFPVPASVVGLVILYLLLTFHVIKPLHVEKVGNFLISILAFLFVPSGIQLAADLDIMKKSGLQMVVMIFISTVVMLISVALVATVLIWLRNRFFPVKE, encoded by the coding sequence ATGTCAACTAAAGATGTAAAAAACACCCAAGACACCACAAAAGCTGCTCCCATCCTGGTACAGATGGGAATTTATGCAGTAATTTTATTCGTTTCGTACATAATTTCGTCCCTCTTTCCCAAGAACTTTCCCGTTCCGGCGTCAGTAGTGGGATTAGTGATTCTCTACCTCCTCTTAACCTTTCACGTTATCAAACCGCTTCACGTGGAAAAGGTCGGGAACTTTTTGATTAGCATTCTAGCATTTCTCTTTGTTCCCTCCGGAATTCAACTGGCCGCTGACTTAGACATCATGAAAAAGTCCGGACTGCAAATGGTTGTCATGATCTTCATTTCCACGGTCGTCATGTTGATTTCGGTTGCCCTGGTAGCCACGGTTTTGATTTGGTTACGAAACCGGTTTTTCCCAGTAAAGGAGTAA
- the lrgB gene encoding antiholin-like protein LrgB, with protein sequence MKMELIKFLGTPMFGIALSLLVFLLGTFLFKKSKGFFLFQPLFVSMVLGIFILWLIARVANLDVTWVYKNLYKPGGDIIFWFIYPATIAFAIPLFKRNDIVKKYWLEIILSLVIGLSISVVIMYFVSKLLGLNNAGIASMLPQAATTAVAMPIAAGIHGIPAITAMACILNAVIIYAIGDWLIKIFHLKNPIGVGLGLGTAGHTLGSAKALELGEIQGSMAAISVVIISIVVDVVVPLFANLVHL encoded by the coding sequence ATGAAAATGGAATTAATTAAATTTTTGGGCACGCCGATGTTCGGAATTGCCCTCTCCCTGCTGGTCTTTCTGTTAGGGACTTTCTTATTTAAAAAATCAAAGGGATTCTTCCTCTTTCAACCGCTGTTCGTCAGCATGGTGTTAGGAATTTTCATCTTATGGTTAATCGCCAGAGTCGCAAATCTGGATGTGACCTGGGTTTACAAGAACCTCTACAAGCCCGGTGGTGACATCATCTTCTGGTTTATCTACCCCGCTACGATTGCCTTTGCGATTCCATTGTTCAAACGCAATGACATTGTGAAGAAGTATTGGTTGGAGATTATCCTTTCGCTCGTAATTGGACTATCAATTTCGGTGGTCATTATGTACTTTGTTTCCAAACTACTGGGTCTCAACAACGCCGGCATTGCTTCGATGTTACCACAAGCTGCTACAACGGCCGTCGCTATGCCAATCGCCGCCGGAATTCACGGAATCCCAGCCATCACCGCCATGGCCTGCATCTTAAACGCCGTAATCATCTACGCCATCGGGGACTGGCTGATTAAGATCTTCCACCTCAAGAACCCGATTGGAGTGGGATTAGGATTAGGAACCGCTGGTCACACACTGGGTTCGGCCAAAGCGTTAGAACTCGGTGAAATCCAAGGATCCATGGCTGCTATTTCGGTTGTTATCATCTCAATCGTAGTTGACGTTGTCGTACCCCTCTTTGCCAACTTGGTTCACCTTTAA